In Streptococcus oralis, a single window of DNA contains:
- a CDS encoding LuxR C-terminal-related transcriptional regulator has protein sequence MVDLTKVEQRREEAIKKAVLSGDWAKVDNLLNQSYENSCRKDRSYGLCSLDSRSGDTGSLLDTIADYNDPLSFLIKKEEIAIINDTIKSLLSERDRKILYGVVEGRSYLSLAKEVRLSDKTVKRHYERIVEILRKELKNL, from the coding sequence ATGGTAGATTTAACAAAAGTAGAACAACGTAGAGAAGAAGCAATTAAAAAAGCTGTATTATCTGGTGATTGGGCTAAGGTAGATAACTTATTAAACCAGTCCTATGAGAATTCATGTAGAAAAGATCGATCTTATGGTCTTTGTAGTTTAGATAGTAGATCAGGTGACACAGGTTCTTTATTAGATACGATAGCAGATTATAATGACCCATTGTCTTTCTTAATAAAAAAAGAAGAAATTGCTATTATAAACGATACTATTAAGAGTTTGCTGAGTGAAAGAGATAGAAAAATTCTATATGGAGTGGTTGAAGGTAGATCGTACTTAAGTCTTGCAAAGGAGGTTAGACTTAGTGACAAAACTGTAAAAAGACACTATGAGCGTATTGTAGAGATTCTACGAAAAGAATTAAAAAATTTATAA